One Cicer arietinum cultivar CDC Frontier isolate Library 1 chromosome 8, Cicar.CDCFrontier_v2.0, whole genome shotgun sequence DNA segment encodes these proteins:
- the LOC101491826 gene encoding probable auxin efflux carrier component 1c, with product MITLTDFYHVMTAMVPLYVAMILAYGSVKWWKIFSPDQCSGINRFVALFAVPLLSFHFIASNNPYKMNLRFLAADTLQKIIVLLVLAIWSNFSKRGCLEWTITLFSLSTLPNTLVMGIPLLKGMYGEFSGSLMVQIVVLQCIIWYTLMLFMFEFRGARMLISEQFPDTAGSIVSIHVDSDVMSLDGRTPLETDAEIKEDGKLHVTVRKSNASRSDIYSRRSQGLSSTTPRPSNLTNAEIYSLQSSRNPTPRGSSFNHTDFYSMMAGGRNSNFGANDVYGLNANSRGPTPRPSNYEEDNVNVNVVAGKTKKFSGHYPAPNPGMFSPNNNNNNKNVTNNNNNNNNNGKRGNGQKQEDGNRDLHMFVWSSSASPVSDVFGAHDQFASHDHKDVKLNVSPGKVEGHRETQEDYLEKDEFSFGNRGMEREMNQHEGEKIGDGKPKVMPPASVMTRLILIMVWRKLIRNPNTYSSLIGLIWSLVSFRWNIEMPAIIAKSISILSDAGLGMAMFSLGLFMALQPKIIACGNSIAAFAMAVRFLTGPAVMAAASLAVGLKGVLFHVAIVQAALPQGIVPFVFAKEYNVHPDILSTGVIFGMLVALPITLVYYILMGL from the exons atgaTAACTTTAACAGATTTTTACCATGTGATGACAGCAATGGTTCCACTCTATGTTGCTATGATACTTGCTTATGGTTCTGTGAAATGGTGGAAAATATTTTCACCTGATCAATGTTCTGGTATAAACCGTTTTGTTGCTCTATTTGCAGTTCCACTTTTGTCTTTCCATTTCATAGCTTCAAACAATCCTTACAAAATGAACCTTAGATTCTTAGCAGCTGACACACTTCAAAAAATCATTGTCCTACTTGTTCTTGCAATTTGGAGTAATTTTAGCAAAAGGGGTTGTTTAGAATGGACAATAACactcttttctctttcaacacttccAAATACTTTAGTTATGGGTATACCTTTACTTAAAGGGATGTATGGTGAATTTTCAGGTAGTTTAATGGTTCAAATTGTTGTTCTTCAATGTATAATTTGGTACACTTTGATGCTTTTCATGTTTGAGTTTAGAGGAGCTAGGATGTTGATTTCAGAACAATTTCCTGACACTGCTGGTTCAATTGTTTCAATTCATGTTGATTCTGATGTGATGTCATTGGATGGTAGAACACCATTGGAAACTGATGCTGAAATCAAAGAAGATGGTAAGTTACATGTTACTGTTAGAAAATCAAATGCTTCAAGATCAGATATTTATTCAAGAAGATCACAAGGTCTTTCATCAACAACACCAAGACCTTCAAATCTTACTAATGCTGAGATTTATTCTTTGCAATCTTCAAGAAATCCAACACCAAGAGGATCAAGTTTTAATCATACTGATTTTTATTCTATGATGGCTGGTGGAAGAAACTCAAATTTTGGTGCTAATGATGTTTATGGTTTGAATGCTAATTCTAGAGGACCAACTCCTAGGCCTTCTAATTATGAAGAAGATAATGTTAATGTTAATGTTGTTGCTGGAAAAACTAAGAAATTTTCTGGTCATTACCCTGCACCTAATCCAGGAATGTTTTcacctaataataataataataataaaaatgttactaataataataataataataataataatggtaaGAGGGGAAATGGACAGAAACAAGAAGATGGGAACAGAGATCTtcatatgtttgtttggagttCAAGTGCTTCACCTGTTTCTGATGTGTTTGGTGCTCATGATCAATTTGCTTCTCATGATCACAAAGATGTCAAATTGAATGTTTCTCCTggaaaag TGGAGGGTCATAGAGAAACTCAAGAGGACTATTTGGAGAAAGATGAATTCAGCTTTGGAAATAGAGGAATGGAAAGAGAAATGAATCAACATGAAGGTGAAAAAATTGGAGATGGAAAACCAAAAGTGATGCCACCAGCAAGTGTTATGACAAGACTCATATTGATCATGGTGTGGAGAAAACTTATAAGAAATCCTAACACTTACTCAAGTTTAATTGGCCTCATTTGGTCACTAGTTTCATTTAG GTGGAATATTGAGATGCCTGCCATAATAGCAAAGTCTATATCCATACTGTCAGATGCAGGCCTTGGCATGGCCATGTTCAGTCTTG GTCTGTTCATGGCTTTGCAACCAAAAATCATAGCATGTGGAAATTCCATAGCAGCTTTTGCTATGGCTGTGAGATTCCTTACAGGTCCAGCTGTCATGGCAGCTGCTTCACTTGCTGTTGGACTCAAAGGTGTTCTCTTTCATGTTGCAATTGTTCAg GCAGCTCTTCCCCAAGGAATTGTCCCATTTGTCTTTGCTAAGGAATATAATGTACATCCTGATATTCTAAGCACAGG TGTCATTTTTGGAATGTTGGTTGCATTGCCCATTACTCTTGTGTACTACATCTTAATGGGGTTATAA